The following nucleotide sequence is from Roseofilum casamattae BLCC-M143.
GTAAGCGCTCTCTCCCTGCTCTGCTTCTTCGTAATGGCACAAAACCAATTACAACACTTCAGCAATGAACTACCACAATCTTTAATCCAGGAAATCGCACCACAGATCGCAATTTTTCGCTTAAATCTCCTTTTCATATTTATTTTGCTGCTCGCATTTTTGCTGTGGCTGATTAATGCTTTACTCACAGAACGACAACAGCAGGATGAACTACGACAAGCGAACCAAAAACTGCAAGATTCTGCTGCTCGAATTGAGAAACTAGCGATGGCTCAAGAACGGACTCGCATTGCGCGCGAAATTCATGATGTTCTAGTGTTGCGTCAATGCAGAAATGGCAGATAATAGAGAGGTAGAGTGGAAAAAGTCAACAAACCATGCCAGCCAAACGATATATAGTGTCTCTGACAGAGGAAGAACGGCAAGAGTTAGAAAAACTGACGAAAACCGGAAAAGCAGCAGCCCGAAAAATTAATCATGCACGAATATTACTGAAAGCAGATATAAATCAATCGGGAGGAGGATGGAAAGATAGTGAAATCGCGTCAGCTTTAGATGTGAGTATAAGAACGATTGAAAGAGTGCGACAAAGATGGATGGAAGAAGGTTTAGAAAAAGCCATCAATCCCCGGCCTCACCCAGAATCAAAACTAAAAAAAATAGAT
It contains:
- a CDS encoding helix-turn-helix domain-containing protein, whose product is MPAKRYIVSLTEEERQELEKLTKTGKAAARKINHARILLKADINQSGGGWKDSEIASALDVSIRTIERVRQRWMEEGLEKAINPRPHPESKLKKID